In the Paenibacillus sp. FSL R7-0337 genome, GGTCTTCACCTTGAAGCTCAGCTCATAGTCTGAGAAGGATTTGGGGCTAAGGGCGGAGGCCCCGTTCAGAATCTTGTACCAGCGGTTCGTGCCAATCTTCTCAATGCTGCGGTTCGCATCTTGCAGCCAGCCGTTCGCGCCGGACTCGAAATCCGTGAAGTCCATCACGCCATCGCCGGCCTCCACATGAACCGTAACCGTCGCACTCAGCAGCGGATTCTCCGCCGAAGCCACCGTGATTACTGTGGTCCCTACCTTCCGGCCGGTCACGGTTCCTGCCCCGTCCACTGCCGCGATAGCCGGATCAGCCGAAGTGAAGGTCAAGGCCGGATTATCCGCATTCCAGGGGAGAACCGCCGTCCGCAGCTTCACCGTTTTCCAGCGGTCTACGGTAATTTCACTGTCATAGACACTGACCCCCTGCACGGGATAGCTGTCTGTACCGGCTGTTGTGCCTGCCTTACCGGCAACGCCGATCTCGCCGAATGGAATTTCCGGGAAGCCGGGAATCACATCATATACATCCGCATCCGGCCGCAGCGACAGATCGCCTCCCGCCAGATCGGTGAAGCCCGGATCACCCGCAGTAACCCAGTTATTCGCATACTGGACCAGCCCGAACTTGTCATACGCCCCATATACATTGGTCGTCACACTGCGCGGAATCGACGGGTTGTAGATAACATTGCCCTGGAAGGTATTCGTATCAGGATAATAACGGTTCTCCGTGAAGAAATCCGCCAGCTCGGGATATTTGGCCAGATAAGGCGTTCCGGTGAAATTATTATTCGCCGCGAACAAGGCCTGCCACTTCGGCATATAATTCAGCGGCACCTGATCATCCGGCTCATCGCCGAGGAACATATCCGCATAGTCATACGGAATTTTGCTGTCAATGAAGATATTGTTACGGGTCAGGATATGGGCGCCGCCGTTATTTTTAATAGCGGAATTACCCATCTTGTAAAAGATATTCTCGTCAATAGTCAGACCCATCGTGAAATTGTCCGGGTATACGCCCTCTACACCCGCTTTGCTCTCCCCGATGTTATGGAAGTAATTACGGCGGATTACCGTTCCCCGCTCATGGGGCTGTTCCCCCGCGTTCATATAGATCGCGCCGAGATCCGAGAAGGTCGTGCATACATCATAGATCTCGTTGTATTCCACGTTATGATCATTGCCGAAGATCAGCACGCCGGGATGCGGTGCGTCATGCAGCTCATTGTGCGACATGCGGTTGCCCACGCCGGACAGCAGTACTCCGGGATTATAGGCTTTGTGATAGTAGGCAAAATCGTGAATATGCGAATTCTCCACCCTGTTGTTTCCCGGCGCAAGCGTGGTTTTGTTGCCTCCGGCCAGCGTAACCGCAGTCCCGCCGATATGATGGATATGGGTGCTGACAATGGCATGGTCGGTCCCCGGTGCCCCTTCAAAATTATTGTAGTAAAACCGGCTCTGGGTGTTGACCAGCACTCCGCTGTTGGTGAAATTGCGGATCTCACTGTTCAGGATACGCATCTGCTTGCCGCCCATGAACACTGCTGCCGAATCGCGGCCGTTCTCCAGCACCAGCTCCGAGAAGTCGATGTACGAGGCGTTCAGCGCGTTGATCATCGGCGTCTTTAGCATCGTAACTTCAATGTCCGGGTCCGCTGAAGCGGCAAATCCGGCATTGGGCAGAAAATACAGCTTCCCGGCCTGGCGGTCAATATAATATTCGCCGGGCATGTCGATCTCCTCCAGCAGATTCTGCGCAAAGTGGAAATCCGGGTACCAGTTCTTGAAGATCCCGCTCATCTCCCCGTAGCGGAGAGTGATGCTTTTGGCAGCCGTATCAATGGAAGCAATCTTGTTGTACGACCATTCCCAGCTATAACCGAAGATCCCGTCCAGCCAGATGTCGTCAGCCTGCGTCCAGTACTGGGGACGGTCATACGTGTAGGTGAAGGTTCCGCCTCGCGTATGCACTTCGCCGTTCGGGTCCTTCCGGGTCGGGCCAGGATCAAGAATCTCATCCATCTGGACCGTGCCTTCATTCGGCCAGCGGGCCAGTGTCATGCCCTGCCCGGCCACGTACAGCTCCATCGGCGGCACCTCGCTCAGATCATTGGCCAGATAATACCCGTGCCGGCTGAGCTCGCCGTAATCGGTAATGCCGAGCGCTCCCAGATCGGCGGCCAGCACCTTCGTTCGCGCCTCCGGGCTGATGATCCGGCTGAGAATGGCCGTGTCGGTAACCGGAACGAAGGCTGACTTGGCGAGTTGGCGGGAGCCGGACAGCGTGACCTCCTCTCCCGGATAAGCCGTATACGTGACGGGCTTGTCAGCTTCGCCGGAGTCCTGTTCACGCAGCTCGAAGCTGGAGGTCCGCTCATACCTTCCTTCCCGCAGATACACGGTGACTCCGCCGTCCGGCAGTCCATCCTCCGCCTTCAGCGTACGGATCGTATCGCGCGCCTTCTCAAGACTCTGGAATGGGGCATTCAGCGTCCCAGAGTTGGAATCGCTTCCATTCGTAGCCACATAAAAAGCCGTCCCGGACGTTCCCCCCTCCGCATAGGCAGGGACTTCAAACGGCAGAGACGGCATCAGCAGCAGACTGGCTGCAAGGGCAGCAAGCAAACTTTTTTTCACCAAGGCTCCTCTTCCTTTCAACGTAGGATGTAGGGGCTTGCGCCAACTTCAGTTTGGCGAAGCCCCCCATGAGCAGCAGGTTTCTCCGGTTTTCCTCAGCCGTGCAGATCTATTCTGTGTCTTTACACCTTACCCTTACTTCTTCAGACCTTTATCCTTAAGGAATTGTTCGAATTGTTTGGTGACTTCCGCCACGTATTTCTCTTCGCCGGCTTCCTTCAGCTTGCCATAGAGCGCAGGCCAGGTTTCTTCAAAATCAAGCGTACCGGTCACCAGTCCCCGCTTATATTCCCCCCACACCGCATTCAGGTTGGCGATTTCGGTATTCACCGGCTCGGAATTGAACTTGAAGGCACCGACCGGATTTACCTCGGAACCGGAATTGATCTTCTTGGTCTCTTCCCACACATTCTCCGGCTGTCCTTCCTTCAGGTAGGAGTTGAATACGCTGCCAAACACCCAGTCCATATTCGGCAGGTAGCGGGAATCCGCTTTGGCCTTAATGTACTCCCCGTCTGCCTTATCATAATGCTCACCGGCAATCCCGTTACAGAGCAGATTGTACAGCTCCTTGTCGGTATTCACCAGATTCAGGAACATCATCGCGCGCTCCGGATTAGGGGCCGTACGGCTGATCGATTGGTTGGTTGTAGCCGAATAACCGTTGGAGAACCAGTCGCTGAGCGGAACGGTGATGACGTCATTGCCGCCGTTTTTGGCCTTCACCTCAGCCTCGACGCCCGGCTTCAGCGTCACGTTGAAATCGACGGCAATCTGGCCTTTGGCGAGGTAATCATTCGCTTTTTCGGTAGCGGCATCCTTGTAAATATAGCCATCCTTATACCACTTGCTGGCCAGCCGGAAATTGTCCAGTTCTTCTTCCGGGTACCGCTGGAGCGTATACGAGGGATCATCTGTCTTAATATAGAAATGGTCATCCAGACCCGGAACTACCCAGTACTTGTCATCATGCGACTGCGGATTGATGAAGGAAGTGCCGAATACGCCAAACGGAATGATATCCTTCTCGTTCTGCTTAATCTGGGCCAGGAATGGCTCGATGTCCGCTATTTTTTTGATGGAAGCGGTATCAAGTTTGTACTTGTCAGCGAAGCGCTTCTGGATGATGAAGCCATACCGGGAGCCGTTGATCTGCTGGTTCGGAATACCGTAGATCTCCCCGTCCACCGAGAGGCCATCCCACATCACCTGCGGCACATCCTTCTTCAGCTCCGGCGCATACTCGTCAAGCAGCTTATCCATCGGCTGAATCGCTCCCTTGCGCACCAGCTCCTCCGGCTTCAGCATATAACCGGTCCAGAGAATGTCGAACTTCTCGCCTGCCGCAAGCACGGTGTTCATCTTCTGCACATAGTCCCCGATTGCTACAGGCATCAGCTTCACGGTGGCGTTGATCTTCGCCTTCGTAATCTTATTCACTTCCTCCTGCACCTTATCCTGGTCTGCCTGCAGCTGCGACAGCGGATAATACCAGGTCAGTTCGACCGGCTTCAGCTCGCCGTCCTTCCCGGATTCCGGTGCCGCGCTCTGCGCAACCCCCGTTCCGCTTCCTTCCGTACCTGTAGCAGCATTGCCATTGCCGCCGTTATTGTTCCCTCCGCAGCCTGACAGCACGGATGCAAGCAGCATTACGGATGCCAATACGCCAACCAGCCCTTTTTTCATGTGAGTGACCTCCTGTACTTAGTACATGTAATTGTATGTTAACCCTTTAGGGAGCCAACCGTAAGCCCTTTGACGAAAAACCGCTGAAAAAACGGGAAGATGACCAGCATCGGTCCGCCAGCCAGTACCGCAATCGCCATCCGGGCCGAGCTGTTCGGAAAACTCGACAGATCAATGCCAAGCTGCCCGGTGAATTCCGAGTTCGTCGTGAGAAACTCAATACTGTTGAGTGTCCGCACCAGCAGCAGCTGCAGCGGTACCTTGTTCGGATCGTCAATGTACAGCATCGCGTTGAACCATTCGTTCCAGTAGGTGAAGGATATCAGCAGACCCAGCGTAGCCAGGGCAGGCGTCGAGAGCGGCAGAATAATCCGGAAGAAAATGCGGAACTCCCTCGCCCCGTCGATTTTGGCCGATTCAATGATCTCCAGCGGAATCTTGGACATGAAGCCCTTCATGACCATAATGTTGAACGGCGACAGCAGAATCGGCAGAATCAGCGCCAGCAGGCTATCCTTCAGATGCAGGTACTGAGTAATGAGAATGTAGGAGGGAACGAGACCCCCGCTGAACAGCATAGTGAAAAAAACATAGAACGTCGTCGCCCGGTTATACCGGTAATCCTGCCTTGAAATCACGTAGGCGGTCATCGCGGTCAGCAGCAGTCCAGCCAGCGCGCCGATGATCGTCACCGTGAACGTAACGCCATAAGCCCGGAGCAGGATATCGGGAGCGTCCAGCAGATAGCGGTAGGCATCCAGACTGAAGGATGAAGGAATGAACTGGTACCCGTTCTCGGTCAATGACTTCTCATCCGTCAGCGAGACAACGATGACCAGCAGGAATGGCAGAATCACCACCAGCGACAGCACGATAAACAGCAGATTAATGAACAGCTTCGAGAATTCAAATTTTTTGCCCACGCTTCGGGCACCTCCTTACCACAGGGAATTATCGGGATCGACCTTGCGCACAATTCCGTTAGCTGTCAGCACCAGCACCAGACCGACAACCGACTGATAGAACCCGGTAGCCGCAGACATACTCACATTGCCGACCTCACGCAGCGCACGGTACACATAAGTATCAATGATATCCGTAGAGCCATAGAGAAAACCGGAGTTATTCGGGATGAAATAATGCAGGCCGAAATCCCCACGGAACATGTTGCCGATCGACAGAATCAGCATAATAATGATGATTGGGGCCATCAGCGGGATCGTGATTTTGAAGGCCATTTGCCGCTTGGTTGCCCCGTCGATCCGCGCCGCCTCGTAATATTCACTGTTAATGCCAATAATGCCGGCAAAATAAATCAGCGTGTTGAACCCCACCACTTTCCACAATTGAACCAGAATCAGAATGACCGGCCAGGGTCCGGGATTCTGGTACCAGCTCACCGGATTTAGCCCGAAGGATTCCAGCGTGCGGTTGATGAAGCCGTCAGAGTGGTTCAAGAAGGCATAAGCCACATAACCCACAAGCACCCATGACAGGAAATGGGGCAGAAACAAGGCCGTCTGATAGAACTTGCTCCACTTGGCCTTAATCTCATTCATCAGAATAGCCAGCAGCAGCGCCGCTGAGGTGCCTATCAGAATATAAGCGGTGTTATACAGGACCGTATTCCTTGTAATCCGCCACGCCGTGTCCGTAGTGAACAAATAACGGAAGTTATCCAGCCCGACCCATTTACTGCCGAAGATCCCGAGATCATACCGGTAATTCTTGAAGGCGATAATCAGACCAATCATCGGAATATACGCGAAAATCAATTTGTACAGCAGTCCCGGCAGCGAGAGCAGGAACAGCTCCCGGTTGCTTTTGAAATGGGCCAGCTCCCTTCGGAGCCAGGATTGTCTGCGCGTGGCCGGCGGCGCTCCTGAACTTGCCTGCTGTTCCGCCAGCGGAACCTTATTCAACATAACCTTGAGCCCCTTCCTTTCCTTCCTTAGCTGCAGCTGTTTGCCTGTGTCCCAGGCTTTGCACGACTAACATAGCGCAGAATCAGGCCGCTGCGTTACTGTACAATTGCAAGAATGCTGTAAAGCCGGGCTGTATTGTTACCAGATTCCTGTCTAGAGGGGGCAGACTCCTGCACGGCACAGCAAAAAGCCCGCCAAATGAACAGTGCTCATGTAGCGGACCCTGCCTTACATATTGGGAAAGTGGAATCATCTGCTGCGGTCAATGGCTGATTTCAGGCGGTACTCCTTCGGCGTGGTGCCATAGCAGCGCTTGAACAGGCGGTAAAAATAACTCTCGTTCCCGAACCCGACCTTCTCCATAATCTCTGTTACGGTGAAATCCTCTTGCTCCAGGTACTTCTTGGCACTGGCCAGCCGGGCGGCGTTGATCTGATCCACCACGCTCGTGCCTTCCTGCGCCTTGAACACCTGGCCCAGATAGACCGGATTCATCTTGAGCATATCGGCAATCCGCTGCACATTCAGGTCAGGATCGGCGTAATGCTTGTCAATAATCTCCTTTACCGTGTCCGCGAGCAGCCGGTTCTTGTCCTCGCGCCCGCTCCTGCGCTGCTCGGCAACTTCCCGCACCACCTCCAGCAGGACCGTCTCCATCTCATCCAGCGTCTCCTTCTCCAGAATCCGGCGGTTGATCGCCTGCAGGTTAAGCGAGACCGGATTGACACTCCGGCTGTTCATCTCGGCAAGCGTCTGGCTCAGAGTCACGGCCAGATGAAGCACCGCTGAATACATATTCTCGTAGCTGAAGCCGCCAAGCAGCGCCCTCCACTTGCGGATCGTCTGCTCGGTCTCTGCCAGATCTCCGCCCTTCAGTCCCTCCGTCAGCTGCCGCTCCAGCTCCTGCGGAATGCGCAGCGCTTCATTCTCTTCATTCGCCCGGAGCATCTCCGGCTCAAGCACAGCACCTTTGCCGTAGATCATCCGGTAATTGGCGTGGCGCTGCGCCAGATTATAATGCGCCGTGATGCTGCGGTAATCCGTGAAGACCTCGCTTAGCGTGACTGTAAAAGTAATATGATAATAGTTGCCGATCGTCTGCTGAAGCTCCCTGAACCGTTCCTCGAGCTTCGCCAGCTCCCCGTCCGCACTCCCGGCAATGAAGACCAGATGCCCGCTCTTCATATCTGCAGCTTCACAGGAGCCCTGAAGGCGCAATAATTCCTGTCCGATGTTGGAGATGGCGAAGTACAGCAGCGATTCCATCGGCAGCCCCGGCTCTGCCGCCAGCCCCTGCAGGTTGTCGATCTGCACGAGCGCCAGCCGGAGAGGGGACGGATAGGCAATATCGATGCCGTGCTGCTCCCTAAGCTGCAGGAAGGACTGCTCATCCAGACTGTGGCTTGAAGCGATCAGGCTGCGGAGCTGATAGAGCTTGGCAATATTGGACTGCGAGGCCCGCTCCAGCTCCAGCCCCTTCAGCTTACTGATCATCTCCGTAAGATTGGCTGCAATGAGCGACAGCTCATCCTTGGCCTGCGGCGCGGCCCGCACATCCCCTGGAACCAGAGTCAGCAGCTGGCCTACCGGTTTATACAGCCGCACCGCGAAGAACACAGATAACAGCACGGCCAGCAGAACGACGGACAGCGTGACCGCGATCTCCGTCCATTTCATCTGCCGGACGCTGCCCAGCACCACATCGTAATCCTGCATGCTGATAATCTGCCAGTTGTTCAGGGCTTTGCTCAGATAAGTCACTTTATATTTCCTGCCGTCATGACTGTAGTTGAAGGAATCCAGCGGCCTGCCCGAAGCGCTGATCCGCGGCAGCAGCTCTCCCTTCAGGTTAAGCCCTTCAGGAACCTGCCCGCCGGTTGCGATCAGCACCTCACCGTCGGTATCGGTCACGAATAACACATCATTCTGCCGTTCCGCCACTTGGTTAAGCGCTTTCATATTATCGAGCATCCATCCCGGCTTTACCGTGAGGATCAGCACATTGTCATTGATTGAACCCAAGGTATCCCCGTCATACAGGAAGAAGGCAAAGACATCAATCCCCCCGCCCTTGCCGTCCAGGTCGAGCGGAATAAGCTGGAGCTTCGGCAGATCTGCCCGGGAATCCATATAGTTCTGCAAGGAGCTGTACAGAAGACTATTGTTAATCTCATGGTTCAGCGACGAGAAGAACCGGTGCTGGGCCCCATTATAAAAGACGGCCGCATGCAGATACGGGGAGGCTGCGACCGTATGATTCAGCCGCTCAATCTTGAGGATGCTCTGCCTGTAATCAGCGCCGGACTTCAGCGCCAGCATCTCCTCGTCATTGTACAGGGAGACCGCCAGATCTTTTACAATCCCGTTCATGTTCTCGATATTGTAATTGATCTGGGTCAGCAGCTTGCGGTCCGCTTCATTCTGGAGGCTGAGCACCTTGCTGCGGGCACCCGAGTTCATCAGCAGCGAAGCTACAGCCAGAATGGCAACAACAAGCATAAAGCTGAGTAGGATCCGCTGCAAGTATTTACGCGAACGGATCGTCTGCAGTACGTTCATGTGATCCCTCTCCCGGCTCTTAAGGTGTCCTTACTATAATCCCGCGCCAAAATACTTGTCAATCTGCAGTTCCGGCTCCCCGCCGGACAATTCCCGGAGCAGCGTCCGTGCGATCACCCGGTGCCCCGGGGTGTCCGGATGGATACCGTCTCCATATCTGTAAGCGGTGTTCTGCGAGCGCTCATGCCGGATCAGCTCCAGCAGCGGCGTACGCAGATCGATCACTTTGTCCGCAGGGCAGCCCCCGGATAGCAACCAGTCCGCATAATGCTCCAGCACCTGATCGTAGTCCTTGTATGGCGCCAGATAACTGAAGTCCGCCGCGTCTGCGGGCTGTAGCTCCCCCGTCATGGACAGGGCATCGAACGGCGGAGGTGTCATGAGAACGATCCCGGCTCCAGCTTCACCGACCCGGGTGCTGAGTGCCAGCATACCCGCCTGATAAGCAGCGAACCGCTCTTCCGAGAAGGGATGATAGATTCCGTCATTCATGCCATAGCAGGCTATAACCATATCAGGAGCAGCCTCCGCCAGCTCTCTGGCCAGCCGCTCATGCACGCAAGGGCGCGGATAGGGATGCGCCGCCTCGCTCAGACCCGAGACCGTCTCGCTGGGTACGCCGGATGGAATCAGCTCGGCGGTCCACTCCGGCCGGTGCATGTTCAGCCATTCCCGGATCAACCGGATATATTGTCCGTCAGCTGTAATGCTGTCCCCGAGGAACAGTATCCGGGGGGTTCTGTTATTCCGTGTGATTCTATCCTTAAGTATATTTCGCATTTTTTGCCCTCCTGACCTTGGCCCAGGGTTCCCTGCCCGGCCACAGCCAGGCCGGTACACCCGCCATCCTAATGGTAGCGCCGCCCGCGTCTTTGCGCCTTGACGATCCCGACCTTCTTTAGCATAATATGGCCATGACTACCAAAATCCTAGCGCGGGATATCGGCCTTGAGCCGGGTTTTACCTTCAGAATCCAGAAATGCCCGCTGACCCATGATTACTACGTCCACAGCCATGATTTCTCGGAGCTTGTCGTTATTCTGTCAGGACACGCCATACACATCATTGAAGGGAGAGAGGTGCCGGTCAAGGCCGGACAGGTGTTTCTAATCCACAGCAACGTTTCCCATGGCTACAAGAATGTTGACGGAATTGAATACGTGAACGTAATGTTCCAGCCGGAGCAGCTGCTCCAGCAGTCCGAGCTTAGGCTCCTCCCCGGCTTCCAGGCCTTATTCTATATTGAGCCGTTCTACCGGAAGGAGATGTATTTCAAGGGGATGCTCTCTCTGGAAGCGGGGCAGCTCCGGGAAGCTACCCGGCTGCTGGATCAGATTCTTGAGGAGCATGACCGGCGGCCCGAGGGCTACCGGCTGATGATCCGTACCTACTTCACAGCCTTGGTAGGAATGCTCTCCCGCTATTACCAGAACAGCAGCAGTCATGAGGATAACAAGGCGCTGCGGATCGGGGAGACCGTTACCTACATCGAAGAACACTTCCTGCAGCCGATCACGCTGCAATCAATGGCGGACCGCGCCTATATGTCCACCCGCCAGTTCCTGCGGGTCTTCACCCGTAACTACCAGACCACTCCTATGGATTATGTCATCCGTAAGCGGCTGGATTATTCCTGCACCCTGCTGCGCAGCCCGGGCCTGAGCATCTCGCAGGTGGCGTTGGACAGCGGCTTCCATGACCAGAATTATTACTCCCGCCAGTTCCGCAAGGTATTTAACTGTAGTCCCAGCCAATACCGCGAGCGGATGCTGGGCTCCTGACCGCTGCCCGGGCGGTGCTCAGCCCTCCCCCGGACCGGTAACGGCAGCAGCCTCATCCCGCTGGCGCAGCCGCTGCCGGTAGGCTCCGGGGGGCACTCCGAATCTGGAGCTGAACAGCCGGGTCATATAATTGGGGTCCTGAATGCCTACCCGTTCAGCAACTTCCGAGATGCCCAGTACCGTACCGCCCAGCAGCTTCTTCGCTTCTTCCAGACGCAGGTGCAGCACATACTGCAGCGGCGTGGTGCCGATATGCTGCTTCATGCATCTGGTAATATAATCAGCCTGGAAATGCAGCTCCTCTGCAAGCCCCGCCAGATGGAACGGCTCCCGCCAATGCACCGCCAGATAGGCTGCGGCCGCCCGGGCCAGCCGGACCGCCGGCTCCGGCGGCTGAGCTGTACGCTCACATTCCGCCTGAAGCGCCGCCAGCAGCCCGGCCAGCAGCAGATGAAGCCGCATGGCATTCTCTGCACTAAGCCGGTTATGAAGCTCGTTCATCTCCTGCAGGATCGGCTCCAGCCCCTCCAGATCAACGGCTGCGAACTTCGGCAGATACAGCCGCTGCTGCACCGAAGGCTCCTCATCCTCCACCGTTCCCTTTGCCAGTAGTGTAGACCAAGGGATATCCCCGCGCCGGATATATGCCGGTTCAGGTGCATGAATGAAATGCACCCAGTAGATCTCCGTATCCTCTTCACAGGCACGATATCCGTCATGATTCAATCCAGCCTCAAGCAGCAGCACCATCCCCGGCCCTACCGCATATTCCTTGCCCGCTTCCATCATATAGAGTGTTCCCTGCTTGACCAGCAGCAGATCATATACACCGAAGGTGCGGGCGAAATGCCGGTCCCCAGGTGACCAGACGGCATGCCCCACCGTGACAAACTGCGGCAGCGGCGGAATTGGAAACTCCAGGCATAGCATGATGCCTCCTCCCCTCCAAAGTCGGTTTTGTGCTATTCCAAGTCTATATTAACACTGGCAGATCCCGCATTAAAGAGGTACAGTGACTGGGAATCTTCTTTTCATTCCATTCCATAAGGGGTTGAGTATCCATGCGTTTTCGTCAGGTTCATCTTGATTTCCATACCTCAAAAGCCATTCCCGGCATTGGCCGGGACTTCTCGAGAGCCCAGTTCCAGTCCATGCTGCGTACAGGTCATGTAGACTCTGTCACCGTGTTCTCCAAATGCCATCACGGCTGGGCCTATCATCCTAGTGAAGCCAATGAGATGCAC is a window encoding:
- a CDS encoding AraC family transcriptional regulator; this encodes MLCLEFPIPPLPQFVTVGHAVWSPGDRHFARTFGVYDLLLVKQGTLYMMEAGKEYAVGPGMVLLLEAGLNHDGYRACEEDTEIYWVHFIHAPEPAYIRRGDIPWSTLLAKGTVEDEEPSVQQRLYLPKFAAVDLEGLEPILQEMNELHNRLSAENAMRLHLLLAGLLAALQAECERTAQPPEPAVRLARAAAAYLAVHWREPFHLAGLAEELHFQADYITRCMKQHIGTTPLQYVLHLRLEEAKKLLGGTVLGISEVAERVGIQDPNYMTRLFSSRFGVPPGAYRQRLRQRDEAAAVTGPGEG